From Arcticibacter tournemirensis, one genomic window encodes:
- a CDS encoding ABC transporter ATP-binding protein: MEEQGPAPVITIKGLNKFYDTRQVLKDINLDVFAGQVIGYIGPNGAGKSTTVKVLTGLISDYQGDVYINGKLLKDNVQEIKSLIGYVPENAELYDVLTPVEYLDFVGKLYSMEEANILERATKLLRAFGIEANANQRMDTFSKGMKQKVLLISGIIHNPEIIILDEPLSGLDANAVIMVKELISLLSKEGKTIFYCSHMMDVVEKVSDRILLINNGQIVADGSFEELKQHHGATLEKIFARLTGKEESSHEAEDILQALR, translated from the coding sequence ATGGAAGAACAAGGTCCTGCCCCCGTTATTACAATTAAAGGACTAAACAAATTTTACGACACCAGGCAGGTATTGAAAGATATCAACCTCGATGTTTTTGCCGGTCAGGTTATCGGATATATTGGTCCCAATGGCGCAGGTAAATCTACGACAGTGAAGGTGCTTACCGGACTTATCTCCGATTATCAGGGAGATGTTTATATTAACGGAAAGCTTCTGAAAGACAACGTTCAGGAAATTAAATCGCTCATCGGCTATGTTCCCGAAAATGCCGAACTGTACGATGTGTTGACGCCTGTTGAATACCTCGACTTTGTCGGAAAGCTGTATTCAATGGAAGAAGCTAATATTTTAGAAAGGGCAACAAAGCTGCTGCGGGCATTCGGAATAGAAGCCAACGCCAATCAGCGGATGGATACCTTCTCAAAAGGAATGAAGCAAAAGGTGCTTTTGATAAGTGGTATCATACATAATCCGGAGATTATCATACTTGACGAACCTTTATCAGGACTCGATGCCAACGCCGTAATTATGGTCAAAGAACTGATCTCGCTGCTTTCCAAAGAGGGAAAAACTATCTTTTATTGTTCACATATGATGGATGTGGTGGAGAAGGTGTCCGACCGTATTCTTTTGATAAACAACGGACAGATTGTGGCAGACGGATCTTTTGAAGAGCTAAAGCAGCATCACGGTGCAACACTCGAAAAAATATTCGCCAGGCTTACAGGGAAAGAAGAGAGCAGTCACGAAGCCGAAGACATACTACAGGCCCTTCGCTAA
- the asnS gene encoding asparagine--tRNA ligase, translated as MKRTKIKDLLNATDFGQQVTVKGWVRTFRNNQFIAINDGSSINNIQAVVDFTSTDESLLKRLTTGAAVSVTGELVESLGKGQRVEIKVGQLEILGDCDAEKYPLQPKKHSLEFLREIAHLRFRTNTFNAVFKVRNALAFAIHKFFNEQGFVYMHSPIITGSDAEGAGEMFRVTTIDLDNIPRNEDGSVNYKEDFFGKSTNLTVSGQLEGELAALAFGEIYTFGPTFRAENSNTTRHLAEFWMIEPEMAFYDLNDNMDLAESLLKYVIRYALDNCGDELEFLKGRLQEEEKLKPQNERSDLDLISKLNFCLENSFERITYTEAINILKSSKPNQKKQFKYLIEDWGADLQSEHERYLVEKHFKKPVILTDYPADIKAFYMKQNDADDQGRNTVRAMDILFPGIGEIVGGSQREEVLEKLERRMTEMHIPVEEMSWFLDTRRFGSVPHSGFGLGFERLVLFVTGMTNIRDVIPFPRTPKNAEF; from the coding sequence ATGAAACGCACGAAAATTAAAGACTTATTGAATGCTACCGACTTTGGTCAGCAGGTTACTGTAAAAGGATGGGTAAGGACGTTCCGGAACAATCAGTTTATAGCTATTAATGATGGGTCTTCAATAAATAATATACAGGCGGTTGTTGATTTTACATCTACGGATGAGAGCTTGCTGAAAAGACTGACTACAGGAGCTGCTGTTTCGGTTACAGGTGAGCTTGTTGAATCGCTCGGAAAAGGACAGCGTGTAGAAATTAAGGTCGGGCAGCTCGAAATACTCGGCGACTGCGATGCTGAAAAATATCCTTTACAGCCAAAGAAACACAGCCTCGAGTTTTTAAGGGAAATCGCGCACCTGCGCTTCCGTACCAATACCTTTAATGCCGTATTTAAAGTAAGGAATGCGCTTGCGTTTGCTATACATAAATTCTTTAACGAACAGGGTTTTGTATATATGCACTCTCCTATCATCACTGGCTCGGATGCTGAAGGAGCCGGAGAGATGTTCAGGGTGACTACTATCGACCTGGATAATATTCCGCGTAACGAAGATGGCTCCGTAAATTACAAGGAAGACTTCTTTGGCAAGTCGACGAACCTTACCGTTTCGGGACAGCTGGAAGGAGAGCTTGCGGCTTTAGCTTTTGGAGAGATCTATACTTTCGGCCCCACTTTCAGGGCCGAGAACTCAAATACTACACGACACCTTGCTGAGTTCTGGATGATCGAGCCTGAAATGGCCTTCTATGATCTGAATGACAACATGGATCTGGCAGAAAGCCTGCTTAAATATGTGATTCGCTATGCTCTTGATAACTGTGGTGACGAGCTGGAGTTCCTTAAAGGCCGCCTGCAGGAAGAAGAGAAGCTGAAGCCGCAGAACGAACGTTCTGATCTGGATCTGATCAGTAAGCTTAACTTCTGTCTGGAAAATAGCTTTGAACGTATCACCTATACTGAAGCAATTAACATATTAAAAAGTTCTAAGCCAAACCAGAAGAAGCAGTTTAAATATCTTATAGAAGACTGGGGAGCAGATCTGCAGTCGGAACACGAGCGCTATCTGGTAGAAAAACACTTTAAAAAGCCAGTGATCCTGACGGATTATCCTGCCGACATCAAGGCGTTTTACATGAAGCAGAATGATGCGGATGACCAGGGCAGAAATACTGTTCGTGCGATGGATATTCTTTTCCCAGGAATCGGTGAAATTGTAGGGGGCTCGCAAAGAGAAGAAGTTCTGGAGAAACTGGAAAGAAGGATGACAGAAATGCACATCCCGGTAGAAGAAATGTCGTGGTTCCTTGATACCCGCCGTTTTGGATCGGTACCCCACTCCGGATTTGGGCTAGGTTTTGAACGGCTCGTTCTTTTTGTAACGGGAATGACCAACATTCGTGATGTGATCCCTTTCCCAAGGACACCGAAGAACGCAGAATTTTAA
- a CDS encoding KTSC domain-containing protein, protein MKRKRLPPKNAVYTPDSGTTVMVNYHEKDRILEVEFTGGRAYHYHAVPLNIWEEYKEIIRSGGSSGEFVNYRIKPFYEVVSVEE, encoded by the coding sequence ATGAAACGAAAACGCCTGCCTCCGAAAAACGCTGTCTATACTCCTGATTCGGGTACGACTGTGATGGTTAATTACCACGAGAAAGACCGAATACTGGAAGTTGAGTTTACGGGCGGAAGAGCCTATCATTATCATGCTGTCCCCTTAAATATATGGGAGGAGTATAAGGAAATTATCCGATCCGGGGGTTCATCAGGAGAATTCGTAAATTACCGGATAAAACCGTTTTATGAAGTAGTAAGCGTTGAGGAGTAG
- a CDS encoding iron-sulfur cluster-binding domain-containing protein has product MALNQEKSLNFRIVSVTQETALAKTYELELLDGDSLNYKPGQFLTFIIRTGQQELRRSYSILSLPGEPLKITVKKVENGAISRFILQHWKEGAIVSALLPAGRFSLKAQNDRQRDIFCFAAGSGIIPILPQIRYLLKNEPQSVIHLVYSNHNEHEALFLEQIEKLAERHPNLHLINLFSDPVTRRKEPGHLSNILLESYVKEQMTFTKEDAMFLVCGPFTYMRMIRITLGFMHFKAENILRENYSPELMRSGNVHHPVFPERNVMISIHNQRHIVKVPSGKDILSASLEGGIVLPYSCRGGVCGNCAAICKRGKVQMSINEVLTDSDLKQGWILTCTGFPEEDNTLIEFS; this is encoded by the coding sequence ATGGCTTTGAATCAGGAAAAATCACTGAACTTCCGTATTGTTTCTGTCACACAGGAAACAGCTTTGGCTAAAACCTATGAGCTGGAACTACTGGATGGAGATAGCCTGAATTATAAACCGGGGCAATTCCTTACTTTCATTATTCGAACCGGCCAGCAGGAGCTGCGTCGTTCTTATTCTATATTAAGCCTCCCTGGTGAGCCTTTAAAAATCACCGTCAAAAAAGTTGAAAACGGGGCAATCTCCCGATTCATCCTTCAGCATTGGAAAGAAGGGGCAATAGTGAGCGCTCTTTTACCGGCAGGGCGCTTTTCACTTAAAGCTCAAAATGACAGGCAGCGCGACATTTTCTGCTTTGCTGCCGGAAGCGGCATAATTCCTATCCTGCCTCAAATAAGGTATCTGTTGAAGAATGAACCCCAAAGCGTCATCCATTTAGTTTACAGCAATCACAATGAACATGAAGCTCTCTTTCTTGAACAAATAGAGAAGCTGGCTGAACGACATCCTAATTTGCATCTGATCAATTTATTTTCTGATCCGGTAACAAGGCGTAAAGAACCGGGACATCTGAGTAACATTTTATTGGAATCGTATGTTAAAGAACAGATGACGTTTACAAAGGAAGATGCGATGTTCCTCGTATGCGGTCCTTTCACCTATATGAGAATGATCAGGATAACTTTGGGATTCATGCACTTTAAGGCAGAAAATATTTTAAGAGAGAACTACAGTCCGGAGTTAATGCGTTCCGGGAATGTCCATCATCCTGTATTTCCCGAAAGGAATGTCATGATCAGCATCCACAACCAGCGGCATATTGTGAAGGTACCCTCGGGGAAAGACATACTTTCGGCATCGCTGGAGGGGGGAATCGTTCTGCCCTATAGCTGCAGAGGGGGTGTTTGCGGAAACTGTGCTGCAATATGTAAAAGGGGAAAAGTACAAATGAGTATAAACGAAGTATTAACAGACAGTGATCTGAAACAAGGTTGGATTTTAACCTGTACTGGCTTCCCAGAAGAGGACAATACACTGATAGAATTTTCGTGA
- a CDS encoding L-threonylcarbamoyladenylate synthase translates to MLLRIYPENPNEKAIQQVVDVLKNGGLIIYPTDTIYGLGCDITNHKAIEKICQIRGIKPEKANFSFICHDLSHISEYVKPIDTSVFRMLKKALPGPYTFIFEATNKVPKLLSSNKKTVGIRVPDNNIAREIVNQLGNPIVSTSIRDEDEILEYSTDPELIYEKYRDSVDIVIDGGYGGNIASTVIDCTTGDFNVVRQGKGNLTEIL, encoded by the coding sequence ATGCTGTTACGTATTTATCCTGAAAACCCAAATGAAAAGGCAATCCAGCAGGTGGTGGATGTGCTTAAGAACGGTGGTCTGATCATCTATCCTACCGACACTATTTATGGGCTTGGTTGTGATATCACAAACCACAAAGCGATTGAAAAAATCTGCCAGATACGTGGCATAAAGCCCGAGAAAGCGAACTTTTCATTCATATGTCACGATTTGAGCCACATTTCTGAATATGTGAAGCCAATTGATACGTCGGTTTTCCGCATGCTTAAAAAAGCGCTTCCGGGGCCTTATACCTTTATTTTTGAAGCAACTAATAAAGTACCAAAGCTTTTAAGTTCAAATAAAAAGACAGTCGGCATACGCGTTCCTGATAATAATATTGCCCGCGAAATTGTGAATCAGCTCGGAAACCCTATTGTTTCAACTTCTATCCGTGACGAGGATGAAATTCTTGAGTATTCTACAGATCCGGAACTTATTTACGAAAAATACAGAGACAGCGTCGATATTGTGATAGACGGTGGCTATGGCGGGAATATCGCGTCAACGGTGATTGATTGTACTACCGGCGACTTTAATGTCGTTCGTCAGGGAAAAGGAAATCTCACAGAGATACTCTGA
- the nhaA gene encoding Na+/H+ antiporter NhaA: MSKLINFRPFKDFLRSGQIGGIILMLAVIISLIIANSPWQEGFTHILEFQIGKNVGNVQLRYPLELWINDGLMAVFFLLVGLEIKREILEGELSSPKKAAMPVFAALGGMLIPAGIFLLINGGSETSHGWGIPMATDIAFALAIISLLGKRVPTSLKIFLAALAIVDDLGAILVIAVFYTSEVHLDQLLYSGIILALLTAFNLLGVKKLIFYIIPGFFLWYFVHHSGIHATIAGVLLAFTIPTNPVKATSPLEKLEHSLTAPVNYFIMPIFALANTNIHFEDGMVQGLASSLGLGIIGGLVLGKTIGITLFSYLSVKLGFASLPSRSGWKHIIGLGMLGGIGFTMSVFIALLSFDQPEFQAEAKFSILIASLIAGISGYLFLNSLYKKRLKKILVHKNC, encoded by the coding sequence ATGAGTAAACTTATAAACTTCCGCCCTTTCAAAGATTTTCTAAGATCAGGACAAATCGGCGGGATTATTTTGATGTTGGCGGTAATTATTTCTTTAATCATAGCTAATTCTCCGTGGCAAGAAGGATTTACTCATATTCTTGAATTTCAAATCGGCAAGAACGTTGGCAATGTCCAGTTAAGATATCCTCTCGAATTATGGATAAACGACGGGCTTATGGCTGTCTTTTTTTTATTGGTTGGACTGGAAATAAAGCGTGAGATTCTCGAAGGTGAACTTTCTTCACCCAAGAAAGCTGCTATGCCAGTATTCGCGGCGCTTGGCGGAATGCTGATACCAGCAGGTATTTTCTTGTTAATTAACGGTGGATCGGAGACTTCTCATGGTTGGGGCATACCAATGGCAACTGACATTGCTTTTGCACTGGCAATAATATCCTTGCTGGGAAAACGGGTGCCTACTTCGCTGAAAATATTCCTGGCGGCCCTTGCAATTGTTGATGATTTAGGTGCCATTCTTGTAATAGCCGTCTTTTATACCAGCGAAGTACACCTAGATCAATTACTCTATTCGGGCATTATTCTAGCCCTTCTCACTGCATTTAATTTATTGGGTGTCAAAAAGCTTATCTTTTACATTATCCCCGGATTCTTTTTATGGTATTTTGTTCACCATTCCGGAATACACGCGACTATTGCGGGCGTCCTTCTGGCATTTACGATTCCTACAAATCCGGTAAAAGCAACATCTCCGCTGGAGAAGCTGGAACACTCGCTTACGGCCCCGGTAAACTATTTCATAATGCCCATTTTCGCCCTTGCCAATACAAACATTCATTTTGAGGATGGCATGGTTCAAGGCCTTGCCAGTTCACTTGGACTTGGAATTATTGGAGGGCTGGTGTTAGGAAAAACGATAGGGATTACACTTTTTTCATACCTGTCGGTAAAGCTGGGTTTCGCAAGCCTTCCCTCCCGTTCCGGCTGGAAACACATTATCGGACTAGGTATGCTTGGCGGGATAGGATTTACCATGTCGGTTTTTATTGCCCTCCTCTCTTTTGATCAGCCCGAGTTCCAGGCTGAAGCTAAGTTTTCTATTTTGATCGCATCGCTGATCGCCGGTATCTCTGGCTATTTGTTCTTAAACTCCTTATATAAAAAGCGCTTAAAAAAAATCCTGGTGCATAAAAATTGTTAA
- a CDS encoding M13 family metallopeptidase gives MNKAFLNLILSGMLVCGLKASAQQSPATKFIDQANMDLSVKPGDNFYQYASGTWIKKNPVPAKETRWGSFNVLRDFNINAVKTILTEAATNKNAPEGSVERRVGDFYAAGMDSLTVEKLGFTPIKTDLQRIAEINSLNGILDEAAYMRIQGLASPFFGFYVGQDRKNVNKNVPQLSQGGTSLPDRDYYLKSDPRSLKIQSAFKTYITTLFTLTGTPAAEAKKNAETIFSFEKALASAQMSRVEMRDPHKTYNKFTIANFNRLTPAVNWTDMLAKIKAPGQDTVLVSVPTFFSSLNGLLTSTSVKDLKTYLQWNILKNSAPYLSSPFVKANFVYSQALSGQKVQTPRWQRMSSLTDNNIGELLGQLYVKTYFKPEAKARMQVLVQNLRKAYAIRINNLDWMSDATKKKALAKLNAFNTKIGYPDKWKSYEGLQISRSSFFQNLRNADKWSYNEMVSQLGKPVDRTRWGMTPPTVNAYYSPVMNEIVFPAGILQFPFFDPNADDAVNYGGIGAVIGHEMSHGFDDSGSQYDKDGTLRNWWTEEDLAKFKAKTKALGEQFDAYTVLDTIHVNGKLTMGENIGDLGGLNAAYEAFKMTKQGQSNEKIDGFSPDQRFFLSWAQVWRGNILPETAAQFILTDPHSPGEYRTIGAPVNMDAWYKAFDVKPGDKLYKKPEDRIRIW, from the coding sequence ATGAATAAAGCATTTTTGAATCTTATTTTATCGGGTATGCTGGTATGTGGTCTAAAGGCCTCTGCACAGCAATCTCCGGCAACTAAGTTTATTGACCAGGCGAATATGGATTTGTCTGTTAAACCCGGTGACAATTTTTATCAGTATGCTAGCGGAACGTGGATCAAAAAAAATCCTGTCCCAGCCAAAGAAACAAGATGGGGAAGCTTTAATGTACTACGCGACTTTAATATTAACGCTGTAAAGACGATTCTTACGGAGGCAGCAACTAACAAAAATGCTCCTGAAGGTTCCGTCGAAAGAAGAGTAGGTGACTTTTATGCTGCGGGGATGGATAGCTTAACGGTTGAAAAGCTTGGTTTTACTCCTATTAAAACCGACTTGCAACGCATCGCTGAGATCAACAGCCTGAACGGCATACTGGATGAAGCAGCTTATATGCGTATACAGGGCCTTGCCTCGCCATTTTTCGGTTTCTATGTTGGGCAGGACCGGAAAAACGTGAATAAGAACGTCCCACAACTATCTCAGGGAGGCACCAGCTTGCCCGACAGAGATTATTATCTGAAGTCGGATCCACGAAGCCTGAAAATACAGTCTGCTTTTAAAACATATATCACCACCCTTTTCACTCTAACCGGCACTCCGGCGGCTGAAGCAAAGAAGAATGCAGAAACAATTTTCAGTTTTGAAAAAGCTCTTGCATCCGCTCAGATGAGCCGGGTGGAAATGCGTGATCCGCACAAGACATACAATAAATTTACTATAGCAAACTTCAACAGGCTGACTCCCGCAGTTAACTGGACGGATATGCTGGCAAAAATAAAAGCTCCGGGCCAAGATACTGTTCTGGTTTCGGTTCCTACGTTTTTCTCCTCACTCAACGGTCTTTTAACAAGCACCTCCGTAAAGGATCTTAAGACGTACCTGCAATGGAATATCCTAAAGAATTCGGCTCCATATCTAAGCTCGCCTTTCGTTAAAGCTAACTTTGTTTATAGCCAGGCGCTAAGCGGGCAGAAGGTGCAAACACCGAGATGGCAGCGCATGTCGTCTTTAACAGATAATAATATAGGTGAGCTGCTGGGACAGCTGTATGTAAAAACCTATTTTAAACCTGAAGCAAAGGCCAGAATGCAGGTTCTTGTCCAGAACTTAAGAAAAGCGTATGCCATTCGTATTAATAATCTGGACTGGATGAGTGATGCCACGAAGAAAAAGGCGTTAGCGAAGCTCAATGCGTTCAATACAAAAATCGGGTATCCCGATAAATGGAAAAGCTATGAGGGACTTCAAATAAGCCGGAGTTCATTCTTCCAGAATCTGCGTAATGCAGATAAATGGAGCTATAATGAAATGGTAAGCCAACTGGGAAAGCCCGTCGACCGTACACGGTGGGGAATGACGCCGCCAACAGTAAACGCATACTACAGTCCGGTAATGAACGAAATTGTATTCCCGGCGGGAATCCTGCAGTTCCCTTTCTTTGATCCCAATGCCGACGACGCTGTTAACTACGGAGGTATTGGCGCCGTTATAGGTCACGAAATGTCGCACGGCTTCGATGATTCAGGAAGCCAGTATGACAAGGACGGAACCCTTCGTAACTGGTGGACAGAAGAAGACCTTGCTAAGTTTAAGGCTAAAACAAAAGCGCTTGGCGAACAGTTCGATGCCTATACCGTACTTGATACGATCCATGTAAACGGTAAGCTCACGATGGGTGAAAATATTGGAGATTTAGGAGGCTTAAATGCAGCTTATGAAGCATTTAAAATGACTAAGCAGGGCCAGTCGAATGAAAAAATTGATGGATTCAGTCCTGACCAGCGTTTCTTCCTCTCGTGGGCACAGGTATGGCGGGGAAATATCCTTCCTGAAACCGCAGCTCAGTTTATTCTTACTGACCCACATTCTCCGGGAGAATACAGAACTATCGGGGCTCCGGTAAACATGGATGCCTGGTATAAAGCCTTCGATGTTAAACCGGGAGATAAACTATATAAGAAGCCGGAAGATCGAATCAGAATCTGGTAG
- a CDS encoding YihY/virulence factor BrkB family protein, with protein sequence MNVAENIKKAGKTLGTLPYLMRHSFAELQKNDPLRLAGATAFFTTFALPPIMIILIQLFGLFVNERTIRKELIGRLGSMIGRKGALQIREVLENISTLSKHWYVTLFGFIFLLFVATTLFNVIKNSLNQIWKIRVIQNPGVLFTLRLRAKAFGIILLTGLLFVSGLIIEGIQAILGDYITYILPQTSALFSNALNEIFFVIIVTVWFTMLFRFLTDGQPAWKVAWAGGFFTAMLFTFGKVVLRRMLAISNIDTIYGASGSIVLILLFVFYSALIFYFGGCFVKALSDKLNCPIQPHHKAFHYELQEIVQPR encoded by the coding sequence ATGAATGTAGCGGAAAACATAAAAAAAGCGGGTAAAACGCTGGGAACCCTTCCCTATTTAATGCGACATTCTTTCGCAGAGCTGCAAAAGAACGACCCTCTGCGGCTTGCGGGAGCCACGGCCTTTTTCACTACTTTCGCCCTTCCTCCCATAATGATTATACTGATCCAGCTTTTCGGATTATTCGTTAATGAAAGGACCATCCGAAAAGAATTAATCGGTCGACTGGGGAGCATGATCGGCAGAAAGGGCGCGCTGCAGATAAGGGAAGTACTTGAGAACATAAGTACACTAAGCAAGCATTGGTATGTTACTTTATTTGGTTTTATTTTCCTGCTGTTTGTAGCGACAACTCTCTTCAACGTAATTAAGAACTCTTTAAACCAGATTTGGAAAATCAGGGTTATACAAAACCCTGGTGTGTTATTTACGCTCAGACTGCGTGCAAAGGCTTTTGGCATTATACTTCTTACCGGCCTGCTTTTCGTTTCAGGATTAATAATTGAAGGGATACAGGCTATTCTCGGCGATTACATTACGTATATATTACCCCAAACATCGGCGTTGTTCAGCAATGCCTTAAATGAGATTTTCTTCGTCATTATTGTGACCGTCTGGTTCACTATGCTTTTCCGCTTTCTCACAGACGGACAACCTGCATGGAAAGTGGCATGGGCCGGAGGCTTTTTCACCGCTATGCTATTCACCTTTGGGAAAGTAGTGTTGCGCAGAATGCTCGCAATAAGCAACATCGATACAATTTATGGTGCTTCGGGTTCCATTGTGCTCATCCTTCTCTTTGTTTTTTATTCAGCGTTAATTTTTTACTTCGGCGGTTGTTTTGTTAAAGCGTTAAGTGATAAATTGAATTGCCCTATACAACCGCATCATAAAGCATTCCATTACGAACTCCAGGAAATTGTGCAGCCCAGGTAA